ACCAATTCATCCGCGCTCGTCAGGGAAATGATATGCTGACTCACCTCCGCCAGTACGCGGAATTGCTCCGCCCGGCGTTCTATTTGAGAAAAGAGACGCGCGTTCTCAATGGCGACGCCGGTTTGATTGGCAATGGCTTGTATGAGTTCCAGATCGGTCTGTTTAAAATCGTCGACCCGCTTACTCTGTACATCCAGCACACCGATGGTCTTCCCTTTAACCGTGATCGGAACGGTCAGCTCGGACCTCGTCAGGCTCCCCTGCATCCAGACATAATACGGATCTTGCGAAACATCCGGGACAAGAATGGCCCTGCCTGTAAATGCAACCATGCCTGTAATCCCCTCCGCGCCGATTTTCAATCGCTGTGGTTTGAACTGAAAGTTGGGATCGTCCCAAAGCTCTCCCGCTCCCACCCGATAAACGATCTCATCCTTCTCGACCAGCCCGATCCCCACATGATAATAATCGAAGGTGCGTTGGATGAGTCTGACCACCTGGACCAATAATTCATTGATATCCAGAATGGATGTGACCTGCTGGCTGATCTCTGTCAGGATGCGAAACCGCGAATCCTCATCCGGTCCCGCGCGATCTGTTTGCATGACGGTTCCTTCCCACGCCATACCCGACGACCAAAGAACCGCTTCTATTATATGCCCGATTCGACCGGTATACCCCGGATGACGGGGAGTTTTTATCTCCAAAAGCTCCTGTTTTATAATCCCTCCATTCAATTTGTTCGATGCCATGCCGTTTGGATTGTGAAAAGTAATGAACCTGAATCCATCCTTTGTCAAACCACGGTACGACTCCGGCGGCTTTGCCGGTATCCCGAACCGAATCAAGGAAGCGTTCACATCGCGGAAATACGACGCCGTCGTACTCTTTTTCGTGGATGCCTTCGGCTGGAGTTTCTTCGAAAAATTCCAGCGGATGTCCTTCCTTCAGCGGTTCGCAAAACATGGCAGGGTTGAAAAGATCACCTCGCAATTTCCATCCACGACTGCCGCGCATGTGACGACGATCCACACCGGCTTGAACGTCGGGCAGAGCGGCATATACGAATGGTATTACTACGAGCCGCTTCTGGACCGCATCATTGCTCCGCTTTTGTTTTCCTATTCGGGTGAGAAGGAACGGGATACGCTTCCAGTCAAAAAGGTCAAGCCGGAGGCGCTTTACCCGAAGGGTTTACTCTACCCCGAGTTAAAAAGCTTGGGCGTGGAGTCGTTCAATTACGGCCACCGCGACCATACCCCTTCCACTTACTCGAAGGTCGTGATGCGGGATTCCGAGATCATCCCCTACAAAACCCTCTCCGAAGCGCTGATCAATATCGGTTCGCAGTTGGAGAGGCGGTCTGCCCCGACGTTCATTCATCTTTACTTCGACCGCATCGATGGGATGGGACATGAATACGGCCCCGAAGCGCCGCAGACCGAAGCCGAGATCCTGACCTTTCTGATGATGATGGATTATTTCTTTGACCGTACCTTCAGCGGCAGGGGGAGAATCCTTTTTATGATGACCGCGGATCACGGCATGTGTGAGGTTGACCCCCAATCGACGGTGTATCTCAACACTGATTGGTCCTTCTCCGGTTTCGAACGGTTCATCCGCACGAACCGGCGCGGAAACCTGCTCGTCCCTGCAGGTTCGGCGAGGGATATGTTCCTCTACTTAAAAAAAGAAATGTTGGATGAGGCGCAAGAATTCCTTGCAAAACGTCTGGAGGGCAAAGCAGACGTGGTCAAGACTGAGGCACTGATCCGGGAAGGCTATTTCGGACCGGAAGTATCAGAGCGTTTTTTGGAACGGGTTGGGAATCTCGTCATCCTCCCCTATCGTTACGAATCCGTTTGGTGGTACGAAAAGGACAAGTTTGAAATGAATTTCCTCGGTCACCACGGCGGGTTGACGCCGCAGGAAATGGACACAGTGTTGTATTCGCTTGAAGTGGGATGATTGCGAGAGGTGCAATGAAATCATTGTTTCAATGAAAAATGCGACCTTGGGCAGGTCGCATTTTTCATTAATTTATTCTCCCTTTGCATGAGGATAGGGACTCCAGTTGCACAAGTTGATGAAGGGAGTGGTCAGCCCGCTTTCGACGAAGAAGGATTTCATCAAGCCGTTATCGTGGGTGTACGCGCCTTCGAGGTTGTAACCGGGCGCCCAGGCGTAGGCATAGTATCGTCCAGCCGGGACCAGCACGGTGTAGACATATTCGTTCTCCGGCATGAAGAAGGAGAAACGTTCTCCCGTATGGGCATTCTCAAGGTAGAGGGTCATGCGCGGGTTGAACTCACTTGGGTAGCATAGGTTGCCGCTTACTGTCCCATGCTGTGGGCTCTCAGGCTGCCTGACCCGGATATCGACATAGATGGGAGCATTCGCCTTGTCTCCGGAACCGAAGAGAGCACCGGAAGTGTTCCGCAGTATCCAGTAACCCTTGTAAGACCCGGCGGTGCTGGGCGCGGTGAACGTCACTGAAATATCGACGGTTTGACCGGGAGCCACATATCCGGGCAGGCGCACGGAAGTTGTGCCGCCCAACTGGTCGCCGCCGTTGAAGACAAAGGTGTAATCGGGAGTCCACGTGCATGTGCCGCGGTTCTTG
This portion of the Anaerolineales bacterium genome encodes:
- a CDS encoding alkaline phosphatase family protein; translation: MNLNPSFVKPRYDSGGFAGIPNRIKEAFTSRKYDAVVLFFVDAFGWSFFEKFQRMSFLQRFAKHGRVEKITSQFPSTTAAHVTTIHTGLNVGQSGIYEWYYYEPLLDRIIAPLLFSYSGEKERDTLPVKKVKPEALYPKGLLYPELKSLGVESFNYGHRDHTPSTYSKVVMRDSEIIPYKTLSEALINIGSQLERRSAPTFIHLYFDRIDGMGHEYGPEAPQTEAEILTFLMMMDYFFDRTFSGRGRILFMMTADHGMCEVDPQSTVYLNTDWSFSGFERFIRTNRRGNLLVPAGSARDMFLYLKKEMLDEAQEFLAKRLEGKADVVKTEALIREGYFGPEVSERFLERVGNLVILPYRYESVWWYEKDKFEMNFLGHHGGLTPQEMDTVLYSLEVG